The following are from one region of the Geoalkalibacter subterraneus genome:
- a CDS encoding 4Fe-4S dicluster domain-containing protein, with amino-acid sequence MSFWEDLRIRLSQNPFKGFFKLNRLRPPGAVAEERFMELCIRCGRCIEVCPYNCIKRADLYEKLQIGTPYIFADERACYLCMKCPGVCPTGALDPTLKDPKQVAIGKAVIDQQICLNYIYVKEEETGKVSGTATICSTCYNVCPYTDEAIVMEKFLLPVITEKCVGCGICVEKCPTHPKRAVNIVPTGMSDEKSAGFYYQRSKVIHSRLVGNGDQLTGEKLIEKKGSISTFGKKPEFESDFTPQDDIEGWE; translated from the coding sequence ATGAGCTTCTGGGAGGACCTGCGCATCCGCCTCAGTCAGAACCCCTTCAAGGGTTTCTTTAAACTCAACCGCCTGCGTCCGCCGGGCGCGGTGGCGGAAGAGAGGTTCATGGAGCTGTGCATCCGCTGTGGGCGCTGTATCGAGGTCTGTCCCTACAATTGCATCAAGCGTGCGGATCTTTACGAAAAGCTGCAGATCGGCACGCCCTACATCTTCGCCGACGAGCGCGCCTGCTACCTGTGCATGAAATGCCCGGGAGTCTGCCCCACCGGCGCGCTTGACCCGACGCTGAAAGACCCGAAACAGGTCGCCATCGGCAAGGCGGTTATCGACCAGCAGATCTGTCTCAATTATATCTATGTCAAGGAGGAGGAAACGGGAAAGGTCAGCGGCACCGCTACCATCTGCAGCACCTGCTACAATGTCTGCCCCTATACCGATGAAGCGATCGTGATGGAGAAGTTTCTGCTGCCGGTGATTACCGAGAAGTGCGTGGGGTGCGGCATCTGCGTGGAGAAGTGTCCGACCCATCCGAAACGGGCGGTGAATATCGTCCCGACCGGCATGAGCGACGAGAAGAGCGCCGGCTTCTACTACCAACGCTCAAAGGTCATCCACTCCCGTTTGGTGGGAAACGGCGACCAACTAACGGGAGAGAAGCTGATCGAGAAGAAAGGATCCATTTCCACGTTCGGCAAAAAGCCTGAATTCGAAAGCGATTTCACCCCTCAGGACGATATCGAGGGATGGGAGTAG
- a CDS encoding molybdopterin oxidoreductase family protein — MGLTRRDFIKYSAAAATAASIGITMPKWAMAQDADVERWVKGVCRFCGTGCGVYVGVKGGRAVAIKGNPDAKTNFGFLCVKGMLAYKVMEHPDRLKHPLVRQADGNFKRVSWDEALDLVTSKFTTLRNKYGKDSVAYYGSGQALTEETYTFNKLWKGGLRSNMVEGNPRLCMASAVGGYMTTMGSDEPAGSYADIENAKCLFIVGSNTSEAHPILFRRIMRHKLNHPEVKIIICEPRKTNTAKIADLWLPVDPGTDLAVFHSMAREIIRNNWVDRQFIEENTRVTDGKEVYDFDKYAAHVEQFDPETVEKVARCPAANIRKAAEWFANSGATLSLWCMGLNQRTRGVWANNLIHNLHLITGQIGFAGADSFSLTGQPNACGGVRETGALSHLLPGTKPVADPKWRAHCEKQWGLPEGTIDPKPGFHTVKMFESLGGENDADKPIKAALICTTNPAHSLPNLNKYIPGMRDSFLVVLDIFPSRTTQLADVILPAAFIYEKGGVYGCSERRSQLTEKCVEPPGEAKADIWIAAQIAKRMGLEKVIPWNMDDSMKANEMAWHDYISVTKDTDHTMWGVTYERLKKSKAGLQWPCPTEDHPGTYKRYVRGMDPMFEHQGFLEMFGKKIPKDRKIVFYMDGRNEGKANIFLRPYKGAEEQPDADYPFFFTTGRVIEQWHTGTMTMRVPEIARAHPNGYVEIHPEDAQKYKISSGDIVEVESRRGRCEFPAVITSASLPGILFVPMHDQKYERLVNFICNDAVDPGSFEPEYKVAAVRIKRLSGPKDVADKFVISDVNAMFESA, encoded by the coding sequence ATGGGACTGACACGCAGGGATTTCATCAAATATTCGGCGGCGGCCGCGACGGCGGCTTCCATCGGTATCACCATGCCCAAATGGGCGATGGCGCAGGACGCTGACGTGGAGCGCTGGGTGAAGGGGGTGTGCCGTTTCTGCGGAACCGGCTGCGGCGTTTATGTGGGCGTGAAAGGCGGGCGCGCGGTCGCCATCAAGGGCAATCCGGATGCCAAGACCAATTTCGGCTTTCTGTGCGTCAAGGGGATGCTGGCCTACAAGGTCATGGAGCACCCCGATCGCCTCAAGCATCCGCTGGTGCGCCAGGCGGACGGCAACTTCAAGCGCGTCTCCTGGGATGAGGCGCTTGACCTGGTGACCTCGAAATTCACCACTCTACGGAACAAATACGGCAAGGACTCGGTGGCTTATTACGGCTCCGGCCAGGCGCTGACCGAGGAGACCTACACCTTCAACAAGTTATGGAAAGGTGGATTACGCAGCAACATGGTGGAGGGCAACCCGCGCCTGTGCATGGCCAGCGCGGTGGGCGGCTACATGACCACCATGGGTTCGGATGAACCGGCGGGCAGCTACGCCGACATCGAGAACGCCAAATGCCTCTTTATCGTCGGCTCCAACACCTCGGAAGCGCATCCGATCCTGTTCCGCCGCATCATGCGTCACAAATTGAACCACCCTGAGGTAAAGATCATCATCTGTGAGCCGCGCAAGACCAACACCGCCAAGATCGCCGACCTGTGGCTGCCGGTCGACCCCGGCACCGACCTGGCGGTGTTCCACAGCATGGCGCGCGAAATCATCAGGAACAACTGGGTGGATCGCCAGTTCATCGAGGAGAACACCCGCGTCACAGACGGCAAGGAGGTCTACGACTTCGACAAGTACGCGGCCCATGTGGAGCAGTTCGACCCGGAGACGGTGGAGAAGGTCGCCCGCTGCCCTGCGGCCAACATCCGCAAGGCGGCGGAGTGGTTTGCCAACAGTGGCGCGACGCTGTCGCTGTGGTGCATGGGGCTCAATCAGCGCACCCGCGGGGTATGGGCTAATAACCTGATCCACAACCTGCACCTGATCACCGGCCAGATCGGCTTTGCCGGCGCCGACTCCTTCTCGCTGACAGGGCAGCCCAACGCCTGCGGCGGCGTACGTGAAACCGGCGCCCTGTCGCACCTGCTGCCGGGCACTAAGCCGGTGGCCGACCCCAAGTGGCGCGCCCATTGCGAAAAGCAGTGGGGCCTGCCGGAAGGCACCATCGATCCCAAGCCCGGCTTCCACACGGTGAAGATGTTCGAGAGCCTGGGCGGAGAAAACGACGCCGACAAACCAATCAAGGCGGCGCTGATCTGTACCACCAACCCGGCCCACTCGCTGCCCAACCTGAATAAATATATTCCGGGGATGCGCGATTCGTTCCTGGTGGTGCTTGATATCTTCCCCAGCCGCACGACCCAACTGGCGGATGTTATTCTACCGGCCGCATTCATCTATGAAAAAGGCGGCGTGTACGGCTGCTCGGAGCGCAGAAGCCAGTTGACCGAAAAGTGCGTCGAACCTCCCGGCGAGGCAAAGGCCGATATCTGGATCGCCGCCCAGATCGCTAAACGTATGGGCCTGGAGAAAGTCATCCCCTGGAACATGGACGATTCCATGAAGGCCAACGAGATGGCCTGGCACGACTACATTTCGGTGACCAAAGACACCGACCACACCATGTGGGGGGTAACCTACGAGCGGCTAAAGAAGAGCAAAGCCGGCCTGCAGTGGCCCTGCCCCACGGAGGATCACCCCGGCACCTACAAGCGCTATGTGCGCGGCATGGACCCCATGTTCGAACACCAGGGCTTCCTAGAAATGTTCGGCAAGAAGATTCCGAAGGATCGCAAGATCGTCTTCTACATGGATGGCCGCAACGAGGGGAAAGCCAACATCTTTCTGCGCCCGTACAAGGGAGCGGAGGAGCAGCCGGATGCCGATTATCCCTTCTTCTTCACCACCGGCCGCGTCATCGAGCAGTGGCATACCGGCACTATGACCATGCGTGTGCCGGAGATTGCCCGCGCGCATCCCAACGGCTACGTGGAGATTCATCCGGAGGATGCGCAAAAGTACAAGATCTCCAGCGGCGACATAGTGGAGGTGGAGAGCCGCCGCGGGCGTTGCGAGTTCCCCGCGGTGATCACCAGCGCCTCTCTGCCGGGCATCCTGTTCGTGCCGATGCACGACCAGAAGTACGAGCGGCTGGTCAACTTCATTTGCAACGATGCGGTGGACCCGGGCTCCTTTGAGCCGGAGTACAAGGTGGCGGCGGTGCGCATCAAGCGGCTGTCGGGGCCGAAGGATGTGGCGGATAAATTCGTGATATCCGACGTCAACGCGATGTTCGAGAGCGCCTGA
- a CDS encoding 4Fe-4S binding protein, with protein sequence MKRIQPLRRTAQLLTLAAIFIIPLLNVFEITFIKGTFYSMDIGDVALADPLAIFQAFLTSRSFNLFMLTSVVIPLFIAVLFGRIWCSWFCPYYLLTEMVEKVRGRLGLKSNAPAWHESSSSRQNMTRFTVLGVGLLLVGIAGIPILNLISAPGVISSQALVLVKFHELTFEIAFILAILVLEFFFFKYWCRLICPTGSFLSLLQGRRGIKVTRVESDCSQCRTCIESCPMRIDPMTEGDNPMCHNCGLCVDNCPDNRRRPTLKFRFR encoded by the coding sequence GTGAAACGCATTCAGCCCCTACGCCGCACCGCCCAACTGCTGACTCTTGCGGCGATCTTCATCATTCCCCTGCTCAACGTCTTCGAGATCACGTTCATCAAGGGAACCTTCTACTCGATGGATATCGGCGATGTGGCGCTGGCCGACCCGCTGGCGATCTTTCAGGCCTTTCTGACCTCACGCAGCTTCAACCTGTTCATGCTGACCTCGGTGGTCATCCCGCTGTTCATCGCCGTCCTCTTCGGCCGCATCTGGTGCAGCTGGTTCTGCCCCTATTACCTGCTGACCGAGATGGTGGAAAAGGTCCGAGGCCGACTGGGGCTCAAATCAAACGCCCCTGCCTGGCACGAGAGCAGTTCCTCCCGCCAGAACATGACCCGCTTCACGGTGCTGGGCGTCGGCCTCCTGCTGGTCGGCATCGCCGGCATCCCCATCCTCAACCTGATCTCGGCCCCCGGCGTCATTTCATCCCAGGCCCTGGTGCTGGTCAAATTCCATGAATTGACCTTCGAGATCGCCTTCATCCTCGCCATTCTGGTGCTGGAATTCTTCTTTTTCAAATACTGGTGCCGCCTGATCTGCCCCACCGGCAGCTTCCTCTCTCTGCTGCAGGGCAGGCGTGGGATCAAGGTCACCAGGGTCGAATCGGATTGCAGCCAGTGCCGGACCTGCATTGAGAGCTGCCCCATGCGGATCGACCCCATGACCGAGGGCGACAACCCCATGTGCCACAACTGCGGGCTGTGCGTGGATAACTGTCCCGACAACCGCAGGCGCCCGACCCTTAAATTTCGCTTTCGGTAA
- a CDS encoding cytochrome c3 family protein, whose product MGLRKRFIGLLAVLLCLVVTVAVTANAAEHEKEGAAHPVPMGSQDCLECHLDATPDISQQWQQSAHGYSMIKCQICHGDADNFAGIPTNENCRSCHPAQYTNNTAESGIACATCHPAHSFTVHKGHQYQ is encoded by the coding sequence ATGGGCCTGAGAAAGCGATTCATAGGGTTGCTGGCGGTTTTATTGTGCCTGGTGGTGACCGTCGCGGTCACGGCGAACGCAGCGGAGCATGAAAAGGAGGGCGCGGCTCACCCCGTCCCCATGGGCAGCCAGGACTGCCTTGAATGCCACCTTGACGCCACCCCTGACATCTCCCAGCAGTGGCAGCAGAGCGCCCATGGTTATTCCATGATCAAATGCCAGATCTGCCACGGCGACGCCGACAACTTCGCCGGCATCCCCACCAACGAGAACTGCCGCTCCTGCCACCCGGCGCAGTACACCAACAACACCGCCGAGAGCGGCATCGCCTGCGCGACCTGCCACCCCGCTCATTCTTTTACCGTACATAAAGGACACCAGTACCAGTAA
- a CDS encoding chaperone NapD gives MIIAGSLITIEENSYDEVLEALQAYPEVEFYTASEDGRSLVVVITTENDHTLDDLCQQIKTHPQVLDVSHHYFHFEEEVEEIRATGKKPDLSGFGKRRRVGSADA, from the coding sequence ATGATTATCGCCGGCAGTCTGATTACCATTGAAGAGAACAGCTACGACGAGGTCCTCGAAGCCTTGCAGGCCTATCCTGAGGTGGAATTCTATACCGCCTCCGAGGACGGGCGCAGCCTGGTGGTGGTCATCACCACCGAAAACGACCATACCCTCGACGATCTCTGTCAGCAGATCAAAACCCATCCTCAGGTACTCGATGTCTCGCACCACTATTTTCACTTCGAGGAAGAGGTGGAGGAGATCCGCGCCACCGGCAAGAAACCGGACCTGAGCGGATTCGGCAAACGGCGCAGGGTCGGGAGCGCCGATGCATGA